The following is a genomic window from Clostridia bacterium.
AAAAATGTGATTATTGTAAAAACGTGCTGAAAGAAGCACTGATTATTTCTTAAGGAGGAATAAAAAAATGAACGCACAGGATATTAAAGAATTAGCTTATCAATGCGGCGCGGATTTATGCGGAATCGCTTCCATGGACCGTTTTGAAGGCGCGCCGTCCCAGATGGATCCCCGTTTCATCATGCCCGAGGCAAAAAGCATGATTGTTATGGGCTTCCGCGTTATGCGTGGCTCACTCCGTGGCATTGAGGAAGGCACTTTCTTTTCCAACTACTCGGCAATGGGCTATGGCGGTCTTACATACAACTACATCCCCATGACGGTCATCAACATGTGCCGTGTGATTGAGGATGAGGGCTATGAAGCCATCCCGATTGGTCACCAGAGCGACTGGCGTGCCATTTACAATGGTGGCGGTTTGAGGGAAAATTATTCTAAACCTGTCGAACCGGGTAAGCCCTGCCCCGACATCATGCTTCACCTTCGTATATGTGCCTATCTTGCAGGTCTTGGTGAAATCGGCTACAGCAAAATGTTAATTACCCCCGAATTTGGTCCGAGACTCCGTATTGGCGTTATTTTAACCGAATTGGAATTGGAGCCTGACCCGATTTATGACGGTCCCAAGCTTTGCAATAAATGTATGGCTTGCGTAAGAGAGTGTCCCGGCAATGCCATCAGCAAAACCAAAACCGTGAAAGTAAACTTG
Proteins encoded in this region:
- a CDS encoding epoxyqueuosine reductase, producing MNAQDIKELAYQCGADLCGIASMDRFEGAPSQMDPRFIMPEAKSMIVMGFRVMRGSLRGIEEGTFFSNYSAMGYGGLTYNYIPMTVINMCRVIEDEGYEAIPIGHQSDWRAIYNGGGLRENYSKPVEPGKPCPDIMLHLRICAYLAGLGEIGYSKMLITPEFGPRLRIGVILTELELEPDPIYDGPKLCNKCMACVRECPGNAISKTKTVKVNLAGHEVEWGEIDVVACDIAFRGGEVCAEGEEGNYIEGRNDIKPGSHSPFYHKPKNLYNTGQAICGAKGCTRACMISLEARGVLKNKFKKPFRRKPLWSVDWSDYESTEKDMGTVIPKDVKRPEKENKPIPEAD